From a single Helicovermis profundi genomic region:
- a CDS encoding ABC transporter permease, whose protein sequence is MSNLNKRLLRKIKETLPQYIAVSLVVLIGIMMYLGLSTSMVNLEDSVDEFRTYTNSADIYVELDRIPIGAIKYVKQIENVKDVQGRILKDVPLITDTNEKIKLRLVSIPNKGADTINKLFYYRGKKSTSSKGISVGKSFFGARNMSLGDKLKVQINGFDYNLSVDSESASSEFIFPIEDPQVLVPNYKTFGIGYVSDEFARSAFGFGSDYNQLLIKVNDKEKIDTTIDAVEKKLKKYGVKSIYSYEDHMSYKIVSLKLEGGKKAAGVVPLIFLGVAAFIIAMTIDKLIKNDRMAIGVLKALGYSNQEIIVHYAMYSLGIGILGGSSGIYFGLKMADGFAKLFTENNFDIPTLVGKLDYKVVIYSIALTLIFCLGAGFIGSRKIMSINPAESMRPDPPKTGKIIFLEKIPWIWKKLKFSWKIVFKNILRSKRRFLFLVIGIALTFAVLQMPFYIYNSITVIFNDFYSNFLSMDYNVSFKAPLNESELIKIKEVISYTDISGKMDYPLIIRNKWKTKDVQTIGLKVDNNFYNLVDLKKERITIPKHGILLTKSLADTLEVKKGDYVYLSSYKDKDKEFKIKVKDLVDQSLGISAYMNIDTLRHYFYDKNMISGAYINSKDDVKEKLKDFNFISSILSIKDSADGFKEYLEIQIAMISVMVIFGGILGFVIVYNSTIITIKERQLEFSALRVMGFTKKEIFKTVLYENIIMVIVGIIIGIPLALNMGDSVGASMSSEVITLNAKAPPISYVYAGVLTIVFILLSQFATYEKIKKLNFIDALKNRMS, encoded by the coding sequence ATGAGTAATTTAAATAAGAGATTACTTAGAAAAATAAAGGAAACTCTCCCTCAATATATTGCAGTTTCTCTTGTAGTTTTGATTGGAATTATGATGTACCTTGGACTTTCAACTTCCATGGTAAATTTAGAGGACTCTGTAGATGAATTTAGAACTTATACCAATTCTGCGGATATATATGTTGAACTTGATAGAATACCAATTGGCGCTATAAAATACGTTAAGCAAATTGAAAACGTTAAGGACGTTCAGGGGAGAATTCTTAAAGACGTTCCATTAATAACAGATACTAATGAAAAAATTAAATTAAGATTAGTTTCAATTCCAAATAAAGGCGCAGATACGATTAATAAACTTTTTTATTATAGAGGTAAAAAAAGTACAAGTAGCAAGGGTATATCTGTTGGGAAAAGTTTTTTTGGTGCAAGGAATATGTCACTTGGAGACAAATTAAAAGTACAAATTAATGGATTCGATTATAACTTAAGTGTTGATAGTGAAAGTGCATCATCTGAGTTTATTTTCCCTATTGAAGATCCTCAAGTACTAGTTCCAAACTATAAAACTTTTGGTATTGGATATGTAAGTGATGAATTTGCTAGAAGTGCATTTGGTTTTGGCAGTGATTATAATCAGTTATTAATTAAAGTTAATGACAAAGAAAAAATAGATACAACAATAGATGCTGTAGAAAAAAAATTAAAAAAGTATGGAGTAAAAAGTATCTACTCTTATGAAGATCATATGAGCTACAAAATTGTTAGTTTAAAGCTTGAAGGTGGTAAAAAAGCTGCTGGTGTAGTTCCACTTATATTTTTAGGTGTGGCAGCATTTATTATAGCTATGACTATAGATAAATTAATAAAAAATGATCGAATGGCCATAGGTGTACTTAAAGCTCTTGGATATTCTAACCAGGAAATAATTGTACACTACGCCATGTATTCACTTGGAATTGGTATACTGGGTGGAAGTAGTGGTATATACTTTGGACTAAAAATGGCAGATGGCTTTGCTAAATTATTTACTGAAAATAACTTTGATATACCAACATTAGTAGGCAAGCTTGATTACAAAGTAGTGATTTATTCAATAGCTTTAACCTTAATATTTTGCCTAGGTGCAGGATTTATTGGTTCAAGAAAAATCATGAGTATTAATCCGGCAGAAAGCATGAGACCTGATCCACCTAAAACTGGAAAAATAATTTTTTTAGAAAAAATACCATGGATATGGAAAAAATTAAAATTTAGCTGGAAAATTGTATTTAAAAATATACTAAGAAGTAAAAGAAGATTTTTATTTTTAGTAATAGGGATAGCATTAACTTTTGCGGTCTTACAAATGCCATTTTATATTTACAATTCCATAACTGTTATTTTTAACGATTTTTATTCAAACTTTCTTTCTATGGACTACAACGTAAGTTTTAAAGCGCCATTAAATGAAAGTGAATTAATTAAAATTAAAGAAGTTATATCATATACAGATATAAGTGGGAAAATGGATTACCCATTAATAATAAGAAACAAATGGAAAACAAAAGATGTACAAACAATAGGATTAAAAGTAGACAATAACTTTTATAATTTGGTTGATTTAAAGAAAGAAAGAATAACAATTCCTAAACATGGTATATTATTAACAAAATCACTTGCAGATACATTAGAAGTAAAAAAAGGGGATTATGTGTACCTTTCATCATATAAAGATAAAGACAAAGAATTTAAAATAAAAGTTAAAGATTTGGTAGACCAAAGTCTTGGAATTTCAGCTTATATGAACATTGATACTTTAAGACATTATTTTTATGATAAAAATATGATAAGCGGTGCTTATATAAATTCCAAAGATGACGTAAAAGAGAAGTTAAAAGATTTTAATTTTATTAGTAGTATTCTTTCTATAAAGGATTCTGCAGATGGATTTAAAGAGTATTTAGAAATTCAGATAGCTATGATAAGTGTAATGGTTATTTTTGGAGGGATTTTAGGCTTTGTAATTGTTTACAATTCAACCATCATTACAATTAAAGAGAGACAATTAGAATTTTCAGCCCTTAGAGTTATGGGTTTTACGAAAAAAGAAATTTTTAAAACTGTATTATATGAAAATATAATTATGGTTATAGTAGGAATAATTATAGGAATACCACTCGCTCTTAATATGGGTGACTCAGTGGGTGCATCAATGTCTAGTGAAGTAATAACTTTAAACGCAAAAGCACCACCGATTTCATATGTATATGCAGGTGTTTTAACTATTGTATTTATTTTACTCTCACAATTTGCAACATATGAAAAAATTAAAAAGTTGAATTTTATTGATGCTCTTAAAAATAGAATGAGTTAA
- a CDS encoding ABC transporter ATP-binding protein, which yields MFISANGLTKTYQMGEVEVHALNGVDFEIEEGEFVVVLGPSGSGKSTLLNIVGGMDLPTSGEIIVDNIKINSMKDKELTKYRRHTVGFVFQFYNLMANLTARENIELATEITENALDIDEILSAVDLNSRSDHFPSQMSGGEQQRVAIARAVAKNPRILLCDEPTGALDFETGVSILELLLKINKEYKKTVVIITHNASIAGMGNRVIKLRNGKVIENYTNENPLSPRGVDW from the coding sequence ATGTTTATAAGTGCAAATGGATTAACAAAAACTTATCAAATGGGTGAAGTTGAGGTTCATGCTTTAAATGGAGTAGATTTTGAAATTGAAGAAGGCGAATTTGTTGTTGTTTTAGGGCCATCTGGATCAGGTAAAAGTACTTTGTTAAATATAGTTGGAGGAATGGACTTGCCAACTTCTGGTGAGATAATTGTAGATAATATAAAAATTAATAGTATGAAAGATAAAGAACTTACTAAGTATAGAAGGCATACTGTTGGCTTTGTTTTTCAATTTTATAATTTGATGGCTAATTTAACGGCGAGAGAAAATATTGAACTTGCTACTGAAATAACTGAAAATGCATTAGATATTGATGAGATTCTTAGTGCAGTTGATTTAAATAGTAGAAGCGACCATTTTCCTTCACAAATGAGTGGTGGAGAACAGCAAAGAGTTGCCATAGCAAGAGCAGTTGCAAAAAATCCGAGAATTTTACTTTGCGATGAGCCTACTGGCGCTCTTGATTTTGAAACTGGAGTATCAATTTTGGAATTACTTTTAAAAATTAATAAAGAATATAAAAAAACTGTTGTTATAATTACCCATAATGCTTCAATTGCAGGTATGGGAAATAGAGTAATAAAACTTAGAAATGGAAAAGTTATAGAAAATTATACAAACGAAAACCCACTTTCTCCTAGGGGAGTTGATTGGTAA
- a CDS encoding TetR/AcrR family transcriptional regulator: protein MFIKFENLPKEKKRKIIEVSLIEFGENGFISASTNNIVQKAGISKGALFNYFGNKKNLYFYLVDYCIKILEKNIFESDAMKETDVIKKMIEVSQVKLNIFKENRSMYNFLISFYKKTPYEIEEEFNKRSEIIKNESFLKLYENIDYSLFKEDTDIPKAMKILTWTIESFSEEKLKEIKRKFRKGQNSDLLSDKFFSNMMDELISYLDIFRKTFYK, encoded by the coding sequence ATGTTTATTAAGTTTGAAAACCTACCCAAAGAAAAGAAAAGAAAAATAATTGAAGTTTCTTTGATTGAATTTGGAGAAAATGGCTTTATAAGTGCTTCTACAAACAATATAGTGCAAAAAGCAGGAATTTCTAAAGGTGCTTTATTTAATTATTTTGGTAATAAAAAGAATTTATATTTTTATCTAGTAGATTATTGTATAAAAATCTTAGAAAAAAATATATTTGAAAGTGATGCTATGAAAGAAACAGACGTTATAAAAAAAATGATTGAAGTCAGTCAAGTTAAATTAAATATATTTAAAGAAAATAGATCAATGTATAATTTTTTAATTAGTTTCTATAAAAAAACACCTTATGAAATTGAAGAAGAATTCAATAAAAGAAGTGAGATTATTAAAAATGAGTCTTTTTTAAAACTCTATGAAAATATTGATTATTCTCTATTTAAAGAAGATACTGATATTCCTAAAGCTATGAAAATACTAACATGGACAATTGAATCTTTTTCTGAAGAGAAACTAAAAGAAATAAAACGAAAGTTTAGAAAAGGCCAGAATTCTGATTTATTATCTGATAAATTCTTTTCCAATATGATGGATGAATTAATTAGTTATTTAGATATTTTTAGAAAAACTTTTTATAAATAG
- a CDS encoding cold-shock protein, which produces MNGTVKWFNADKGFGFITGEDGTDVFAHFSQINIDGFKTLEEGQSVSFDVTEGQKGPQAENITVVG; this is translated from the coding sequence ATGAATGGTACAGTAAAATGGTTTAACGCAGACAAAGGATTTGGTTTTATTACAGGAGAAGACGGAACTGATGTTTTCGCTCATTTCTCTCAAATCAATATCGATGGTTTCAAAACTTTAGAAGAAGGTCAAAGTGTTTCTTTTGACGTTACTGAAGGACAAAAAGGTCCTCAAGCTGAGAACATTACAGTTGTAGGATAG
- a CDS encoding sensor histidine kinase encodes MKTVKFLLLIIITLFFILVPFSFSQESKIYNILILNSYSSDYIWSENILKGINETLKTNNINSNLRIEYMDTKYNNSKEYYNLLFSLYKNKYKNVKFDAIISSDDNAFRFLLKNRESLFKNVPIFFCGLNSINSYDLKNEQNIYGLEEKFSLPNTLDIAFKSNSNINKIYLITDNTVSGNSTKYEFKRQAIKYNPNLKILFIKNNTIETLKNEVSIITDKNSIIIFAYYITDDFGNKYSISKSTKEITSIAKIPIYGLFSFNLSNGIIGGNLISGYSQGKRATEIMISYFKEDFVGKTQYLERDVISQNMFDYNMLIKYHINLNTLPKDSLIINKPNSFYEKNKKILIVGTSIIIFLILYIITLRFQINKKTKANIKIEKELLEHKRMNSLGILTVGISHEINTPLGNSITIATYLDKIADELKESYISKSLKKSDLLNTITLIKNSVNILVTNLNKISILVNSFKNIMVNSNINASKKFNIRQLIEETTYLFSEEISKYSHKVNIECNKNLIVIGERNHYKKIFENLISNSLQHGFKNSTNGIINISVFFENNELSIKYSDNGCGFESKENAFEPFYTTNRGSNVGLGLYSVYNIVNLLNGIITLDNNSIGTKFNITIPLTHNN; translated from the coding sequence GTGAAAACAGTAAAATTTTTATTATTAATCATAATCACACTTTTTTTCATTTTAGTCCCCTTCTCATTTTCTCAAGAAAGTAAAATTTACAATATTTTAATTCTTAATTCATATTCTAGTGATTATATCTGGAGTGAAAATATTCTAAAAGGTATTAATGAAACACTAAAAACAAATAATATTAACTCCAATTTAAGAATAGAATATATGGATACAAAATATAATAATAGCAAAGAATATTATAATCTACTATTTTCCCTATATAAAAATAAATACAAAAATGTAAAATTCGATGCAATTATTAGTTCAGATGACAACGCTTTTCGTTTTTTACTTAAAAACAGAGAAAGTCTTTTTAAAAACGTACCTATATTCTTCTGTGGACTTAATTCCATTAACTCGTATGATTTAAAAAATGAACAAAATATATACGGTTTAGAAGAAAAATTTTCTCTACCCAACACACTTGATATTGCATTTAAAAGCAATTCCAATATCAATAAAATATATTTAATCACTGATAATACAGTTAGCGGAAATTCAACAAAATATGAATTTAAAAGACAAGCCATTAAATATAATCCTAATTTAAAAATTTTATTTATTAAAAATAATACCATTGAAACATTAAAAAACGAAGTAAGTATAATTACTGATAAAAATTCTATTATTATTTTCGCATATTATATAACTGATGATTTTGGAAATAAATATTCAATTTCAAAATCAACAAAAGAAATCACAAGTATTGCAAAAATTCCAATATACGGTTTGTTTTCTTTTAATCTCAGCAACGGGATAATTGGCGGAAATTTAATTTCTGGTTATTCACAAGGTAAAAGAGCAACCGAAATTATGATTTCCTATTTCAAAGAAGATTTTGTAGGCAAAACACAATATTTAGAAAGAGATGTTATAAGTCAAAACATGTTTGATTATAATATGTTAATTAAATACCATATTAACCTTAATACCTTACCTAAGGATAGCTTAATAATAAATAAACCAAACTCTTTTTATGAAAAGAATAAGAAAATACTTATAGTAGGAACTAGTATTATTATATTTTTAATATTATATATTATTACACTTCGCTTTCAAATAAATAAAAAAACAAAAGCTAACATAAAAATTGAAAAAGAGTTACTCGAACACAAAAGAATGAATTCTCTTGGAATTCTTACAGTAGGAATTTCACATGAAATCAATACCCCACTTGGAAATTCAATTACGATAGCAACATACCTAGACAAAATAGCCGATGAACTCAAAGAAAGTTATATATCAAAGTCTTTAAAAAAATCAGATCTTCTAAATACAATAACACTCATTAAGAATTCAGTTAATATACTAGTAACTAATTTAAATAAAATTTCCATTTTAGTTAACTCATTTAAAAATATAATGGTAAATTCTAATATAAACGCTTCTAAAAAATTTAACATTAGGCAATTGATTGAAGAAACAACTTATCTTTTTTCAGAAGAAATTAGTAAATATTCTCACAAAGTAAACATCGAATGTAATAAAAATTTAATTGTTATAGGAGAAAGAAACCATTATAAAAAAATTTTTGAAAACTTAATATCTAACTCTTTGCAACACGGCTTTAAAAACTCTACTAATGGTATAATTAATATTTCTGTTTTCTTTGAAAATAATGAACTATCAATAAAATATAGTGATAATGGATGTGGTTTTGAATCTAAAGAAAATGCATTCGAACCTTTTTATACTACGAACAGAGGCTCAAATGTTGGCTTAGGACTATATAGTGTGTATAATATTGTTAATTTATTAAATGGAATTATAACATTAGATAATAATAGCATCGGAACTAAATTTAATATCACCATTCCTTTAACACATAACAATTAA
- a CDS encoding MFS transporter produces the protein MKNNNRLLSNIYKDYIFTFVSNFDLTRGFWMLYLASKGLSLFEIGLMETIYHISSFSMEIPTGMVADIYGRKTSRILGRVCFSFAILLMILGENVLSFAFSFFFTALGNNLESGAGEALIYDSLKELCKENIYMKIRGNNEFVFQVTSMVALLLGGYIATLSYGFVYKITFILALLSVVSSFSFVEPSIGKPDRSKRVVDTFVLQIKKSFLVVKNDKKLLKIIILLELFSTFYATEFFYLQNKLKGIGKTEFEIGIVLGIGAVIAALSASQTYRLERRFNLKNMLTMMSLVAIVAFWGMSINGIEIYSFIILSLVDSLLFVSMGDYINKLIPSEQRATILSLQSMVFSAFMIVIFPLSGKIGDLFGLSFAFKMIAIISSLVLLVVIYMIRKTDLE, from the coding sequence ATGAAAAATAATAATAGGTTACTAAGTAATATTTATAAGGATTATATTTTTACTTTTGTTAGTAATTTCGATTTAACACGTGGATTTTGGATGCTATATTTAGCGTCTAAAGGACTTTCACTTTTTGAAATAGGTTTGATGGAAACAATATACCATATTTCATCATTTTCAATGGAAATTCCTACTGGAATGGTAGCGGATATTTATGGTAGAAAAACAAGCAGAATACTTGGAAGAGTATGTTTTTCGTTTGCAATTTTGCTTATGATATTAGGCGAAAATGTACTCTCTTTTGCTTTTAGTTTCTTCTTTACTGCTCTAGGAAATAATTTGGAATCTGGAGCGGGTGAAGCGTTAATTTATGATAGTTTAAAGGAATTATGTAAAGAAAATATATATATGAAAATAAGAGGAAATAATGAATTTGTTTTTCAAGTTACAAGTATGGTTGCATTACTTTTAGGAGGTTATATCGCAACTTTATCATATGGATTTGTTTATAAAATCACATTTATTCTTGCTTTGTTAAGTGTAGTAAGTAGTTTTAGTTTTGTTGAACCAAGTATTGGAAAACCAGATAGAAGCAAAAGAGTTGTTGACACATTTGTCCTTCAAATAAAGAAGAGTTTTCTAGTAGTTAAAAATGATAAAAAATTACTAAAGATAATTATCTTACTTGAACTTTTTTCTACCTTCTATGCTACAGAATTTTTCTATTTGCAAAACAAATTAAAGGGTATAGGAAAAACAGAGTTTGAAATTGGAATTGTGCTAGGTATAGGTGCAGTTATTGCAGCCTTAAGTGCAAGTCAGACTTATAGACTTGAGAGACGATTCAATCTAAAAAATATGTTAACTATGATGTCTCTAGTGGCAATTGTGGCATTTTGGGGAATGAGTATAAATGGAATTGAAATATATTCTTTTATTATTCTTTCCTTGGTTGATAGCTTACTTTTTGTTTCTATGGGTGATTATATAAATAAATTGATTCCAAGTGAACAAAGAGCGACGATATTATCTCTACAAAGCATGGTATTTAGTGCGTTTATGATAGTGATTTTTCCTTTGAGCGGGAAAATAGGAGATTTGTTTGGATTGTCATTTGCATTTAAAATGATAGCTATAATTTCAAGTTTAGTTCTACTAGTAGTGATATATATGATTAGAAAGACGGATTTAGAATAA
- a CDS encoding metallophosphoesterase family protein has translation MKKKIIVFLSLIFFVFLSFIYFGYNNFKIDESFKEIPLNFNPYNLNSEYNFNGITVKIHGGFVKGTIKDKKGNTNIILRALSPNPVVSVSKSEKYTNKTYLIIENINSLKVDILSERNFLKSIIDTNNVQFVIDLNKYTSQIIKIVPKKTDENSEIVILGDNRNGYDTFLKMIDQINAINPLFVIDNGDLVYGGEPNKYRLFYETILNFKVPLYTTLGNHDIRENGRKIYTKLFGPPYYSFDYGDIHFVFLDSSRGWENKEAIPKDQYKWLEYDLKKAFGKRIFVVSHIPPIDPRSNVEDIGDNELKDKNFIKNIINDYSSAKNFAHGFHDKKEALKFENLMSKYKVDTVFLSHIHSYFNYVKGDVRYIISGGAGAELLTKNSYYHFLKIKINTQDKFIEMIELPSPPNNIIDRYIAVINLFSKALYKEYKIWIVSFEILVNTLIIFFIYINRQIIITYIKISIKFIKKIFVYSVQEFKNMRKK, from the coding sequence TTGAAAAAGAAGATAATTGTATTTTTAAGTTTGATTTTTTTTGTATTTTTAAGTTTTATATATTTTGGTTACAATAACTTTAAAATTGATGAGAGCTTTAAAGAAATTCCATTAAACTTCAATCCATATAATTTAAATTCGGAGTATAATTTTAATGGAATCACTGTAAAAATACATGGTGGATTCGTTAAAGGTACTATTAAAGACAAAAAAGGAAATACAAATATCATACTTCGAGCACTTTCTCCAAATCCGGTGGTAAGTGTAAGTAAAAGCGAAAAATATACAAATAAAACCTATCTTATAATTGAAAATATTAACTCTTTGAAAGTTGATATTTTGAGTGAAAGAAATTTTCTAAAAAGTATAATAGATACCAATAATGTTCAATTTGTTATTGATTTAAATAAATATACTTCTCAAATAATAAAGATTGTTCCTAAAAAAACGGATGAAAATTCAGAAATAGTTATACTTGGAGATAATAGAAATGGATATGATACATTTTTAAAAATGATTGATCAAATAAATGCAATAAATCCTCTTTTTGTTATAGATAATGGTGATTTAGTTTATGGTGGAGAACCAAATAAATACAGACTTTTTTATGAAACTATATTAAATTTTAAAGTGCCCTTGTATACTACTTTAGGAAACCATGATATAAGAGAAAATGGAAGAAAGATTTATACAAAATTATTTGGACCACCATATTATTCTTTTGATTATGGTGATATTCATTTTGTGTTTTTAGATAGTTCAAGAGGTTGGGAAAATAAAGAAGCGATTCCAAAAGATCAGTATAAGTGGCTTGAATATGACTTAAAAAAAGCGTTTGGAAAGAGAATATTTGTTGTATCTCATATACCACCTATTGATCCTAGGAGTAATGTTGAAGATATTGGTGATAATGAATTAAAAGATAAAAATTTTATTAAAAATATAATTAATGATTATAGTAGTGCTAAAAATTTTGCGCATGGATTTCATGATAAAAAAGAGGCGCTGAAATTTGAAAATCTTATGAGCAAATACAAAGTTGATACAGTGTTTTTATCACATATTCATAGTTATTTTAATTATGTAAAGGGAGACGTAAGGTATATTATAAGTGGTGGAGCAGGAGCTGAACTTTTAACAAAAAATAGTTACTATCATTTTTTAAAAATAAAAATAAATACTCAAGATAAATTTATTGAGATGATTGAACTTCCATCGCCTCCTAATAATATTATTGATAGATATATAGCTGTTATCAATCTTTTTTCTAAAGCTCTTTACAAAGAATATAAAATATGGATTGTAAGTTTTGAAATCCTTGTTAATACATTGATTATTTTCTTTATATATATTAATCGACAAATAATTATAACTTATATAAAAATTTCAATTAAGTTCATAAAAAAAATATTTGTCTATTCGGTTCAAGAATTTAAAAATATGAGAAAAAAATAA
- a CDS encoding bacteriohemerythrin, protein MIKWKDSYSVGYKDFDEQHMELIRLINKVEALIKDKDLDEDTLFDEVNQIFAEILDYTVYHFESEEKVFDEKNYENNETHRKAHQEFVENVKDLVGTFDSGKEVREIAFKIYNTLVEWLIKHILGTDKLYMKKLD, encoded by the coding sequence ATGATTAAATGGAAAGATTCGTACTCGGTGGGTTACAAAGATTTTGATGAACAACATATGGAACTAATTAGGCTTATAAACAAAGTTGAAGCCTTGATAAAGGATAAAGATCTTGATGAAGATACTTTGTTTGATGAAGTAAATCAAATTTTTGCAGAAATTTTAGATTATACTGTTTATCATTTTGAAAGCGAAGAAAAAGTTTTTGATGAAAAAAACTATGAAAACAATGAAACTCATAGAAAAGCTCATCAAGAATTCGTAGAAAATGTGAAAGATCTTGTTGGTACTTTTGATTCGGGTAAAGAAGTTAGAGAAATAGCCTTTAAGATTTATAATACCCTTGTAGAATGGTTAATTAAGCATATTCTGGGTACTGATAAACTATATATGAAAAAATTAGATTAG
- a CDS encoding 2-isopropylmalate synthase, protein MKNHIKIFDTTLRDGEQSPGCSMNTKEKLELAKQLEKLGVDVIEAGFPAASNGDFEAVKLIANTLNTSTVAGLSRALKSDIDRTWEAIKDAKKPRIHTFIATSDLHMEYKLKKSKEEVLKIAVDMVSHAKNYCEDIEFSAEDASRSDWDFLCQVFESVIKAGATVLNIPDTVGYTVPSEYYDLISYVKNNVKGIENVDISVHCHNDLGMGTANSLSAIKAGANQIECTINGIGERAGNTALEEVVMAINTRKDFFNNYTNVNSTYLTATSKLLTSITGIHVQPNKAIVGENAFSHEAGIHQHGVLNNKETYEIMTPESVGLNKNKMVLGKHSGRHIFEDYLIKSGYSLSKNELNAAFVKFKDLADKKKKVYARDIDAIVREESIKIIDTFYLEDFSISTGKTSTSSAIITLKRGDDVVKEVAMGDGPIDAAYNAILKIVNLKLNLEDYTINSITEGRDAQGEAVVKLKHNEKIYTGRAINTDIIASSIEAYLNSINKIYNDIENLQ, encoded by the coding sequence ATGAAAAATCATATTAAAATTTTTGATACTACATTAAGAGACGGAGAACAATCTCCTGGCTGTTCAATGAACACTAAAGAAAAATTAGAACTTGCAAAACAACTTGAAAAACTTGGCGTTGATGTTATTGAAGCTGGTTTTCCTGCAGCTTCAAACGGAGATTTTGAAGCTGTAAAACTTATTGCAAACACTCTAAATACTTCAACCGTAGCAGGCCTTTCAAGGGCACTCAAAAGCGATATAGATAGAACATGGGAAGCTATCAAAGATGCTAAGAAACCCAGAATTCATACCTTTATAGCTACATCTGATCTTCATATGGAATATAAATTAAAAAAATCAAAAGAAGAAGTTCTTAAAATTGCAGTAGATATGGTGTCACACGCTAAAAATTACTGTGAAGATATTGAGTTTTCTGCTGAAGATGCTTCAAGAAGTGATTGGGATTTTCTGTGCCAAGTATTTGAAAGCGTTATTAAAGCAGGTGCTACGGTTCTTAATATCCCAGATACAGTTGGTTATACTGTACCTAGCGAGTACTATGATTTAATCTCTTATGTAAAAAATAATGTTAAAGGAATTGAAAATGTAGATATATCTGTTCATTGTCATAATGATCTTGGAATGGGAACTGCTAATAGTTTATCTGCAATTAAAGCAGGTGCTAATCAAATAGAATGCACAATTAACGGAATTGGCGAAAGAGCTGGAAATACTGCTCTTGAAGAAGTTGTTATGGCTATTAATACACGAAAAGATTTTTTCAATAATTACACTAATGTTAATTCCACTTATTTAACTGCTACAAGCAAACTACTTACTTCTATAACCGGAATCCATGTACAACCAAATAAAGCTATAGTTGGAGAAAACGCTTTTTCACACGAAGCAGGAATCCACCAACATGGTGTTTTGAACAACAAGGAAACTTATGAAATAATGACACCAGAATCAGTTGGATTAAATAAAAATAAAATGGTACTTGGTAAACATTCAGGTAGACATATTTTTGAAGATTATTTGATAAAATCCGGATATTCACTTTCTAAAAATGAACTAAATGCTGCATTTGTAAAATTTAAAGATTTAGCAGACAAAAAGAAAAAAGTTTATGCTAGAGATATTGACGCAATCGTCAGGGAAGAATCTATTAAAATTATTGATACTTTTTATTTAGAAGATTTTAGCATAAGTACCGGAAAAACATCTACATCTTCTGCAATAATAACCCTAAAAAGAGGAGATGACGTAGTTAAAGAAGTTGCTATGGGAGATGGTCCAATTGATGCTGCATATAATGCAATTCTTAAAATAGTCAATTTAAAATTAAATTTAGAAGACTACACAATCAATTCAATTACCGAAGGAAGAGATGCCCAAGGAGAAGCAGTGGTTAAACTTAAACACAATGAAAAAATATATACAGGTCGTGCGATTAATACTGATATAATAGCATCTAGTATTGAAGCATATCTTAATTCTATAAATAAAATATATAACGATATAGAAAATTTACAGTAA